From Penicillium psychrofluorescens genome assembly, chromosome: 6, one genomic window encodes:
- a CDS encoding uncharacterized protein (ID:PFLUO_009184-T1.cds;~source:funannotate), with amino-acid sequence MTSVDKILAAKYPAKAHARRVAESLKAQNGAAGLIYLEAQKTRMIEDSDESMPFRQRRAFFYLTGCLLPDSYVAYDIRKDELTLFIPPIDPESVIWSGLPLSPAEAVKQYDVDRALYTTDVNATLAAVAAAHDGKTVAFAIGEQVSEGTSFQGFAETNTGALKKAIEDTRVLKDAYEIALLRKANDISAKAHIAAIQAAKTATNEREIEAAFIGASIANGCREMSYHPIVAGGEGGATLHYVKNDESLVDPVTKKRKNNVLIDAGGEYQTYCADITRVIPLSGKFAPETRQIYEIVLQMQDECIAMLKDGVLWDDVHAHAHRVAIRGLLKLGILRGSEDELFDKRVSVAFFPHGLGHYLGMDTHDTGGNANYEDQDKMFRYLRVRGHLPAGSVVTVEPGIYFCRFIIDPVLESPELGKYIDATVLERYWSVGGVRIEDNLHITKDGYDNLTTAPKVAAEVEALAQ; translated from the exons ATGACCTCGGTAGACAAGATCCTCGCGGCCAAATACCCGGCCAAGGCTCATGCCCGTCGCGTCGCCGAGTCCCTCAAGGCTCAGAATGGTGCCGCCGGCCTGATCTATCTAGAGGCTCAGAAGACCCGCATGATCGAGGACAGTGACGAGTCCATGCCCTTCCG GCAACGTCGTGCCTTCTTCTACCTCACGGGCTGTCTGCTGCCAGATTCCTACGTGGCATATGATATACGCAAGGACGAGCTGACCCTCTTCATTCCACCCATTGACCCCGAATCCGTCATCTGGTCGGGTCTGCCCCTGTCGCCCGCGGAGGCCGTCAAGCAGTACGATGTCGATCGCGCCCTGTATACCACCGATGTCAATGCCACGCTGGCGGCGGTCGCGGCAGCCCACGATGGGAAGACGGTGGCTTTTGCCATTGGCGAGCAGGTGTCGGAGGGCACGAGTTTCCAGGGCTTCGCCGAGACGAACACGGGCGCTCTGAAGAAAGCCATTGAGGATACCCGCGTGCTGAAGGATGCTTACGAGATTGCTCTCCTGCGCAAGGCGAACGATATATCGGCCAAGGCCCATATTGCCGCCATCCAGGCGGCCAAGACGGCAACCAACGAGCGTGAGATCGAGGCTGCCTTTATTGGGGCGTCTATCGCCAATGGCTGCCGTGAGATGTCGTACCATCCCATCGTCGCGGGTGGTGAGGGTGGCGCAACCCTCCACTACGTCAAGAACGATGAGAGCCTCGTTGATCCCGTCACCAAGAAACGCAAGAACAATGTTCTCATTGATGCCGGTGGTGAGTATCAGACCTACTGTGCTGATATTACGCGGGTGATCCCCCTGTCGGGGAAGTTCGCGCCCGAGACGCGCCAGATCTATGAGATTGTCCTCCAGATGCAGGACGAGTGCATTGCCATGTTGAAGGATGGTGTGCTGTGGGATGACGTGCACGCGCACGCGCACCGTGTGGCTATTCGTGGCCTGCTGAAGCTGGGTATCCTGCGTGGCTCAGAGGATGAACTGTTCGACAAGCGCGTCAGTGTGGCTTTCTTCCCGCACGGTCTCGGTCACTACTTGGGCATGGATACTCACGATACCGGTGGCAATGCCAACTATGAGGACCAGGACAAGATGTTCCGCTACCTTCGTGTGCGCGGCCACCTGCCCGCGGGCTCGGTGGTCACCGTGGAGCCAGGG ATCTACTTCTGTCGATTCATCATTGACCCCGTCCTCGAGTCCCCGGAGCTGGGCAAGTACATCGACGCCACCGTCCTGGAGCGGTACTGGAGTGTGGGAGGCGTTAGGATAGAGGATAACCTCCACATCACCAAGGATGGGTATGACAATCTGACGACGGCGCCAAAGGTGGCTGCCGAGGTGGAGGCTTTGGCTCAGTAG
- a CDS encoding uncharacterized protein (ID:PFLUO_009185-T1.cds;~source:funannotate): MDDAPRVQVPAETSNGNGEVEGSSRPVNGSQPPQEEDSLPDAPNPEPTTPAKNPPLKFLECVSLSPSPLNRRAAPAPMVYPLPSQPGLTSFSFLTSPIVEIVVGQGDNETVLTAHQNLLHDSPFLSELVSNFEASGPRRIHLPNENVEAFGCFLQFQYTRDYSISSTGSPGPDAGAGESANCLLRHAWVYTLAEKLSLPALKNLAHSKIHQVNSTPRGELFYARYVYTTTPADDVTLRKPIARFWASRSHILRHEVEDDFKKLCIEVPEFGFDVLTLVLDKTEKNNQGNGEAGAKGSARKRMRGGS; this comes from the exons ATGGATGATGCGCCGCGGGTCCAGGTCCCAGCAGAGACCAGCAACGGCAATGGCGAAGTGGAAGGTTCCTCGCGGCCAGTGAATGGCAGCCAACCACCCCAGGAGGAAGACAGCCTGCCAGATGCACCCAACCCAGAACCCACGACTCCTGCGAAAAACCCCCCTCTCAAATTCCTCGAGTGTgtttccctctctccttctccgctcAATCGTCGAGCTGCTCCCGCCCCAATGGTGTACCCTCTCCCGTCCCAGCCTGGGCTTACCTCCTTTAGTTTTCTGACATCCCCCATCGTCGAGATCGTGGTCGGCCAGGGCGACAATGAGACAGTCCTGACCGCACACCAAAACCTTCTCCACGACTCACCCTTTCTGTCGGAGTTGGTCTCCAATTTTGAAGCATCTGGCCCG CGGCGCATCCACCTACCAAACGAGAATGTCGAAGCATTTGGCTGCTTTCTGCAGTTCCAATACACTCGCGACTACTCCATCTCGTCAACCGGGAGCCCAGGCCCCGATGCCGGCGCAGGCGAGTCGGCGAACTGTCTACTTCGGCATGCGTGGGTCTACACactggccgagaagctcAGCCTGCCAGCCCTAAAGAATTTGGCCCATTCCAAAATCCACCAGGTCAACTCTACCCCCCGCGGCGAGCTCTTCTATGCCCGCTATGTCTACACCACTACCCCGGCAGACGATGTCACGCTTCGAAAGCCCATTGCGAGATTCTGGGCCTCTCGGAGCCATATCCTGCGGCACGAAGTGGAGGATGATTTCAAAAAGTTGTGCATTGAGGTTCCCGAGTTCGGGTTTGATGTCCTGACCCTTGTTCTGGACAAGACGGAAAAGAACAACCAGGGTAATGGGGAGGCCGGCGCCAAAGGGAGCGCGCGAAAGCGCATGCGCGGCGGTAGCTGA
- a CDS encoding uncharacterized protein (ID:PFLUO_009186-T1.cds;~source:funannotate) yields MIRDQDNSHSPAPLVQGQLSAENDGPRRRVPFELRETSCAGQYLITTEDAEMLQEILDIHMEKPGVSSNGRFLFRDLKFTRQLSTFDRQNPTFSSSQFHGFFVLFWLGVVLLLVKVAANNWRIYGTLWGKNEILCLMFHKDVLVLGVTDLVLCWSPTLCLVLQWAVFKGYLRWSRTGWIVQNIWQATYLGVAIWWTYHRDWPWTHTVFIVLHSLTILMKQHSYASYNGYLSELFKKRELLQSRLHRLEGQSPDSSASQDQASTIQETDLQNIADLEQEEHRRLSKPPNLDQELVSLAKTMETGTPLDSLQVQSLTRLLRYEIDLLSDVLKGKCSLTKNYYPRNLTLKDFCDFNTMPTLVYELEYPRTERIDWLYVAEKTAATFGIIVVMIAVSQSWIYPVVMYTVRMKEAGMTVQQRMQEFPWVLSDLLFPFMMEYLLTFYLIWECVLNAVAEITRFADRGFYAAWWNSTSFDQFARDWNRPVHSFLLRHVYHSSISTFQLSRLSASLVTFFLSACVHELIMLCLFRRLRGYLLILQMCQLPLVALSRTRLLRGQRLLGNVIFWLGIFTGPSLLCSLYLII; encoded by the exons ATGATTCGGGACCAAGACAATAGTCACTCGCCCGCGCCCTTGGTCCAGGGCCAGCTTTCGGCGGAAAACGATGGCCCGCGCCGGCGCGTGCCCTTTGAGCTGCGCGAAACCAGCTGCGCCGGCCAGTATTTAATCACTACCGAGGATGCTGAGATGCTCCAGGAAATCCTAGACATCCATATGGAGAAACCCGGAGTGTCCTCGAACGGGCGCTTCCTCTTCCGTGACCTGAAGTTCACCCGGCAGCTCAGCACCTTCGACCGCCAGAACCCCACGTTTTCCTCGTCGCAGTTCCATGGCTTCTTTGTCCTCTTCTGGCTGGGGGTGGTTCTTTTGTTGGTCAAAGTCGCGGCCAATAACTGGCGGATCTATGGCACGCTCTGGGGCAAAAATGAGATCCTGTGCCTCATGTTCCATAAAGATGTTCTGGTCCTCGGAGTGACCGATTTGGTGCTGTGTTGGTCCCCAACGCTCTGCCTGGTACTGCAGTGGGCCGTGTTCAAGGGATATCTccgctggagcaggactGGCTGGATTGTTCAAAAT ATCTGGCAAGCGACTTACCTGGGTGTTGCAATCTGGTGGACTTATCATCGCGACTGGCCATGGACGCACACCGTTTTCATCGTTCTACACTCGTTGACAATCTTAATGAAACAGCACAGCTATGCTTCCTATAACGGCTATTTGTCGGAACTATTCAAAAAGCGAGAACTGCTCCAGTCAAGGCTCCATCGGTTGGAAGGGCAGAGCCCGGACAGCTCTGCATCGCAAGACCAGGCGTCTACCATCCAAGAGACCGATCTCCAGAATATTGCAGATCTCGAACAAGAGGAACATCGCCGTTTGTCCAAACCCCCCAACTTGGATCAAGAGCTCGTCTCTCTGGCCAAGACCATGGAGACTGGGACCCCGCTGGATTCATTGCAGGTGCAGTCTTTGACCAGGCTGCTCCGATATGAAATTGATCTACTATCGGACGTGCTCAAGGGCAAATGCTCTTTGACCAAGAACTATTACCCGCGCAACCTGACTCTGAAAGACTTTTGCGATTTCAATACGATGCCTACCTTGGTTTATGAGCTCGAGTACCCGCGCACTGAGCGCATTGACTGGCTCTACgtggcggagaagacggccgcCACGTTTGGCATCATCGTGGTGATGATTGCTGTGTCGCAGTCGTGGATCTACCCCGTGGTCATGTATACCGTGCGCATGAAGGAGGCCGGGATGACGGTCCAGCAGCGGATGCAGGAATTCCCTTGGGTGCTCAGCGATCTGTTGTTCCCGTTCATGATGGAGTATCTCCTGACCTTCTATCTGATCTGGGAGTGTGTG CTCAACGCCGTCGCTGAAATCACCCGATTCGCGGACCGCGGGTTCTACGCGGCCTGGTGGAATTCTACATCGTTTGATCAGTTTGCGCGCGACTGGAACCGCCCGGTGCACAGCTTCCTGCTGCGGCATGTCTACCACAGCTCCATCAGCACGTTTCAGCTATCGCGGTTGTCCGCCAGTCTAGTGAcattttttctttccgccTGCGTGCACGAGCTGATCATGCTGTGTCTGTTCCGGCGCCTCCGTGGCTAcctgctcatcctccagatGTGCCAATTGCCTCTCGTAGCCCTGAGCCGCACCCGACTCCTCCGCGGCCAGCGCCTGCTTGGAAATGTGATTTTCTGGTTAGGCATCTTCACGGGGCCGAGTCTGCTGTGCAGCCTGTATTTAATTATTTGA
- a CDS encoding uncharacterized protein (ID:PFLUO_009187-T1.cds;~source:funannotate), whose translation MASNPPGSCCTVGVKHEGEAKGQFQQVANVESYIARPADGSTKRAILLLTDVIGHRFINAQLIADQLAANGLFVVIPDLFHGDPVPLNRPAGFDIMAWLKGPPGHMPDRVEPVVKGVLKEMRDNMGCERVGAIGYCFGAKYAVRSLQPGLFDVAYVAHPSFVEADELKAIKGPLSIAAAETDSIFPAPKRHESEEILAKVGQPYQINLFSGVEHGFAVRADISKPDNKFAKEAAFTQAVIWFNQYL comes from the exons ATGGCTTCTAACCCCCCCGGATCATGCTGCACCGTCGGCGTCAAGCACGAAGGTGAAGCCAAGGGCCAGTTCCAGCAGGTCGCCAATG TCGAGTCTTACATTGCCCGCCCGGCGGATGGCTCAACCAAGCGCGCCATCCTGCTGCTCACCGATGTAATCGGCCACCGCTTCATCAACGCCCAGCTGATCGCCGACCAGCTGGCTGCGAATGGCTTGTTCGTCGTCATACCTGATCTGTTCCACGGTGACCCGGTCCCGCTGAACCGCCCGGCCGGATTCGATATTATGGCCTGGCTCAAGGGTCCCCCCGGCCACATGCCGGACCGCGTCGAGCCCGTGGTCAAGGGCgtgctgaaggagatgcgCGACAACATGGGCTGCGAGCGTGTCGGTGCTATCGGCTACTGCTTTGGA GCTAAATACGCGGTTCGATCGCTGCAACCAGGCCTGTTCGATGTCGCCTATGTTGCTCACCCTAGCTTCGTtgaggccgacgagctcaaggccatcaagggTCCTCTGTCCATTGCCGCTGCTG AAACCGACTCGATCTTCCCGGCGCCCAAGCGCCATGAATCAgaggagatcctggccaAGGTGGGCCAGCCCTACCAGATCAATTTGTTTTCCGGCGTGGAACACGGTTTCGCCGTTCGCGCAGACATCTCCAAGCCGGATAACAAGTTTGCCAAGGAGGCTGCCTTTACGCAGGCCGTGATCTGGTTTAACCAGTACCTGTAG